The Myxococcales bacterium genome has a segment encoding these proteins:
- a CDS encoding class I SAM-dependent methyltransferase, with amino-acid sequence MKRRGQVIAWLARKHGWTRGAELGLWEGATMAFVLQECQSLHMIGVDLWTPQPDNPGPEGYEGWDHDQHERTCRDRLAAYGARATIIKGWTVEVAAQVDDASLDFVFIDADHSEKGVRADIAAWGPKIKPGGWMLGHDASWPSVRAAINDLVPGYWVGPDVTWGRVWRPA; translated from the coding sequence ATGAAACGCCGTGGGCAGGTCATCGCGTGGCTGGCGCGCAAGCATGGGTGGACGCGCGGCGCGGAGCTGGGCCTTTGGGAGGGCGCGACGATGGCGTTTGTCCTGCAAGAGTGCCAGTCGCTGCACATGATCGGCGTCGATCTGTGGACGCCGCAACCTGACAATCCCGGACCTGAGGGCTACGAGGGCTGGGATCACGACCAGCACGAGCGCACATGCCGCGACCGGCTGGCCGCCTACGGCGCGCGGGCAACCATCATCAAGGGTTGGACTGTGGAGGTCGCCGCGCAAGTCGATGATGCAAGCCTTGATTTCGTTTTCATCGACGCCGATCACAGCGAAAAGGGCGTTCGGGCTGACATCGCAGCTTGGGGGCCGAAGATCAAACCCGGCGGCTGGATGCTGGGCCATGATGCAAGTTGGCCGTCCGTTCGGGCGGCAATCAATGACCTTGTGCCGGGGTACTGGGTCGGTCCTGACGTGACGTGGGGCCGGGTGTGGCGACCTGCCTAG
- a CDS encoding twin-arginine translocation signal domain-containing protein, with the protein MADSSNTTRRQFLKAAPAVLAPAAGLAAFMAEAATPDEQVLHHIREIERILAETRPMAWKSPRLSLSSMAKWAVTPIPRATRAAMRARCTNPTGAAGR; encoded by the coding sequence ATGGCTGATTCCAGCAATACCACCCGCAGACAATTCCTGAAAGCCGCGCCTGCGGTTCTGGCGCCTGCCGCCGGTCTGGCCGCGTTCATGGCCGAAGCCGCCACGCCGGATGAACAGGTGCTGCACCACATCCGCGAGATTGAACGTATTCTGGCAGAAACCCGGCCTATGGCATGGAAAAGCCCACGGCTTTCTTTGTCGTCAATGGCGAAATGGGCTGTCACGCCTATCCCAAGGGCTACGCGCGCGGCGATGCGAGCGCGATGTACGAACCCGACCGGGGCGGCTGGACGATGA
- a CDS encoding phage regulatory protein/antirepressor Ant — protein sequence MMEQIAIDTSRQPVVFAKDGEVFATSRDIAAFFGKRHDHVLRDIGNLIAAEPQLGLANFGETPYVEASNGQTYRMYEMDRDGFTLLAMGFTGTKALKWKLRYIEAFKAMEAELSRIAQAGTAIDLNNPAQLRALLLNYSDQAERLERRVQELLPSQEALARISKADGSLCITDAAKALQMRPKDLFDWLMQNGWIYKRPGSASYLGYQSRTATGYLEHKVTTVSRPDGTEKVTEQVRVTPKGLARLAK from the coding sequence ATGATGGAACAAATCGCAATCGACACCAGCCGCCAGCCCGTTGTGTTCGCCAAGGATGGGGAAGTCTTCGCCACCAGCCGGGATATTGCCGCGTTCTTCGGGAAGCGGCATGACCATGTGTTGCGCGACATCGGCAATCTGATCGCCGCAGAGCCGCAGTTGGGTCTCGCCAATTTTGGGGAGACCCCCTATGTAGAGGCATCCAACGGCCAGACCTACCGCATGTATGAAATGGACCGTGACGGGTTCACCTTGCTGGCGATGGGCTTCACCGGGACCAAGGCGCTCAAGTGGAAGCTGCGCTACATCGAGGCGTTCAAGGCGATGGAAGCCGAGTTGAGCAGGATCGCTCAGGCCGGAACCGCCATCGACCTGAACAACCCGGCCCAGCTTCGGGCGCTGCTGTTGAACTACAGCGATCAAGCCGAGCGACTGGAACGGCGGGTGCAGGAATTGTTGCCATCGCAAGAGGCGCTGGCCCGCATATCCAAGGCCGATGGTTCCTTGTGTATTACCGACGCGGCCAAGGCGTTGCAGATGCGCCCGAAGGACTTGTTCGACTGGCTCATGCAAAACGGCTGGATTTACAAGCGGCCCGGATCGGCCAGCTATCTCGGATACCAAAGTCGAACGGCCACGGGGTATCTGGAGCACAAGGTCACGACGGTTTCGCGCCCGGACGGAACGGAAAAGGTCACTGAACAGGTTCGTGTGACGCCGAAAGGTCTGGCGCGGCTTGCCAAGTGA